The DNA window ACCGCAATGAAGAGCAGCGACGATGCCAGAATCAATCCGGTCCGGGCGATAAAATCCGCGCCGAAAACGTCGAGTCCTGCGACCGCCAGCACCGCCACCCCCACCAAAAAGGCGAGAATCAGCGGGATTGCCAGCGTGAGATAACCTCCGAGAAGCTTGCCCGTAGCCAGGGCGGCGCGGCCGAGCGGGTTCGCCAGGATGGTACGCAGTGTCCCGTTTTCTTTTTCGCGCGTGATGGCATCGAAGGAGAGAAGAACGGCAAACAAGCTGAAAATGAACTGCACCACGAAAAGGTAGTCCATGCTGCCGAACAGAACGGACGAGGACTGCACGTCGAGCGGCGCCCCGTATTCCACGCTGCTCTTTCCCACCACCAGGTGGCGCGGATGAGTCTCTTCGAAGCCGGCGCTGAAAACGGAGGCTGGAGAGGGAGGCCAGTAGACATCGACCGTAAAGTTGGGGGTGGTAAAGATCTGCGTCGCGCGCAGCTTGCGCAGGTAGTCGTTGTTGTTCTTCACGATCTGCTGCTGATCATTCAACCGCGTAAGATACGCGCGATAGTTGGTGTACAAAGAGGAAGGGATGAAAATTACCGCCAGCAGCAGCAGGAGCATGAAGCGCAGGCTGAGAATGTTCTCCCTGATCTCTTTCAGTGCAATCACCCAGATCATTGCAATCACCTCACGTCGTATTTGAGGAATGCCAGAGTCGCCCCCGCGAAAAGCAACGCGGCGTAGCCGATCAGGAGGCCAATGTCGGGAATGCTGGCCGCCACGGTTTCGGTCCGGCGCGGGAAGCTGAGGCTGAAAAGCGGGAGATCCTTCGACTTCGCCACGCCACTCCCCGGCAAATCGCCGCCGAAGCCCCAGTTGCTGTTGCTGTCGCTGATGGTGTCGCTGTAACTCCTGCTGAAGACCAGGCGGTCCATGTTGGCGTAGTGCTCGCGGACGGCGTCGAGGAACTTGATCTTCACGTACTCACCTGTGTCCGCCAGATCCGTCATCAGATAGCTGAGAATTGATGCGGGAGAGAACCGGGACAGGTTGTGGGCAAGATTCAACTGTGCCTGCTTCCGGCGTTGCTGATCCTCTTCGAGCCGGGACAGCTCCGCCCGCAACCGGGCCTCAAACGGGCCTGCGATCTCGAACCTGCGCCGGACGAATTCGGGATCTTCAGCGTCAAACATGAGCTGGCCTTTGCCCAACCCTTTCTGCCTTGCCTTTTCGAAATAGAGCGGCTTGAGCGCGTTGCCCTTCTCTTTCTCGATGGTGTCGGTGAGCAGGCGCTTGCGCAGCAGCACGACGGAGTCGTCATCGACGGGACGGATTACTTTGGCCGCCATGATGCTCAGGCGCGGGGCGCCCAGCACGAGCACGACCCAGACAAACATGAGCAGGATCAGCGCCGTCTTCGACTGGTGGGTCAGAGTCGAAACCAGGAGACCCGCCAGGAAAAAGACGGCGACATATGTGACCGCAAGGCCGAGTATCCATAAGACGCCACCCATCACGCCACTCTGAAATACGGGGTAGCCGACAATTGTGAGCATGGCCAGACCGAGCGCAAAGGAAAGTAACAGGGGAGCGATCAGAACGATCATCCCTCCGGCGAATTTCCCCAGAAGCACCTGATGCCGAGGCACGGGATTGGCAAGGACGAGCTTCAAGGTGCCCAGTTCCTTCTCCCCCGACACAGAGTCGAATGCAAATAGAAGAGCGGTAAGGCTCAGTACCGTTTGCACCACGAACAGGAAATCGATGCGCCCGAAGATCTCATAAATCGGATCGCCGTAGCTCCTCGGGATTCCGAAAGAGATCTGTTTGTTCTGGAGAGAAAAGTCTTTGGGCAGGCTGGTCTCGATGCCGTTGGCGAAAACCGAGAGCGGCGAGGGCTGGCGCACGCCGTGATATCCACGATTGCCGCGGCCCTCCATCTCCGACTCGATCTTGAGTTGCTCGTTGTAGTCCGCCGACCAGCGCCGGTAGGTCTCGTGATTCACGTACAGGCTGAGCGGAATCAGGAGAACGCAAAGCGCCGTCAGCACGAGGAAGCGTATCGAAACAAGATAATCGAGAATTTCCTTCCTGAGCACCGTCGCAAACATCACTGACTCCCGGCAGAATTCGGACTGCGAAGACCCCAAAGGCCACGAGGCTTTACTGTGTCCTAGAAATCCTTCTGCTTTGCCGCCTCGTCTCTGACTTCCGGGCCGATGCCGCCGCGCATGTAGTCGAGGTAGAGGCGTTCGAGGTTTTCGAATTCGAGTTCTTCGCGGGTACGCTCCATTACCTTGCGACCTTCCTTCATGATCCCGACGCGGTCGGCGACATCCTTGGCGCGGAATATGTCGTGAGTGGACATCAGGATCGCTTTCCCCTGCCGCCGCAGTTCGACGAGAGTCTCGAGAAACTCCGCACCAGCCTTGGGATCTAGTCCTGCTGTCGGTTCGTCGAGCAGCAGTGCCGGTGCGTCCTTGATCATGGCGATGGCGATGCCCAGTTTTTGCCGCATCCCCTTGCTGAATTCCTTCA is part of the Terriglobia bacterium genome and encodes:
- a CDS encoding ABC transporter permease; amino-acid sequence: MFATVLRKEILDYLVSIRFLVLTALCVLLIPLSLYVNHETYRRWSADYNEQLKIESEMEGRGNRGYHGVRQPSPLSVFANGIETSLPKDFSLQNKQISFGIPRSYGDPIYEIFGRIDFLFVVQTVLSLTALLFAFDSVSGEKELGTLKLVLANPVPRHQVLLGKFAGGMIVLIAPLLLSFALGLAMLTIVGYPVFQSGVMGGVLWILGLAVTYVAVFFLAGLLVSTLTHQSKTALILLMFVWVVLVLGAPRLSIMAAKVIRPVDDDSVVLLRKRLLTDTIEKEKGNALKPLYFEKARQKGLGKGQLMFDAEDPEFVRRRFEIAGPFEARLRAELSRLEEDQQRRKQAQLNLAHNLSRFSPASILSYLMTDLADTGEYVKIKFLDAVREHYANMDRLVFSRSYSDTISDSNSNWGFGGDLPGSGVAKSKDLPLFSLSFPRRTETVAASIPDIGLLIGYAALLFAGATLAFLKYDVR